One genomic segment of Paenibacillus durus includes these proteins:
- a CDS encoding NADPH-dependent FMN reductase has translation MSENKLTITAICGSLREGSFNRRVLKAMEELAPKHWEIHHVDISAIPLYNSDIESHGDPQSVVELKESIRTADGVLIVTPEYNMGIPGVLKNALDWASRPARSSVLIQKPFAIAGATPGSGGTAQSQAQVRQTLLAMNAYTMPGPKVLIGSVHEKLNETTGELVDEATLRHLEKFLIAFEQWILIFKQS, from the coding sequence ATGAGCGAAAACAAACTTACTATCACTGCCATATGTGGAAGTCTTCGTGAAGGTTCCTTCAATCGGAGAGTGTTAAAGGCAATGGAAGAGCTTGCGCCAAAGCATTGGGAGATTCATCACGTTGATATATCGGCGATCCCACTTTACAATTCGGACATTGAGAGCCACGGCGATCCGCAGTCGGTTGTTGAATTAAAAGAAAGCATTCGAACTGCGGATGGTGTGTTGATTGTCACCCCCGAATATAACATGGGAATTCCGGGCGTTTTGAAAAACGCTTTGGATTGGGCCTCTCGTCCGGCTAGAAGCTCGGTGCTGATTCAAAAACCTTTTGCGATTGCAGGAGCAACACCAGGGAGTGGGGGAACAGCACAGTCACAAGCACAGGTGAGGCAAACACTGCTTGCCATGAATGCCTATACGATGCCGGGACCGAAAGTTCTCATTGGCAGCGTTCACGAAAAACTGAATGAAACTACCGGGGAGTTGGTGGATGAAGCAACGCTTCGCCATTTGGAAAAATTTCTGATAGCTTTCGAACAATGGATCTTAATCTTTAAGCAATCTTAA
- a CDS encoding low temperature requirement protein A, translated as MGEKKVTWLELFYDLIFVAAFSKSTHVLLHVEEGYIHLEYLLKFVLIFIPIWWAWVGQTMFINRFGEDFWHQRMFLILQMLFVLIMTSSLSVDFDQYYISFLTGYVGLRVMTAVQYLVVLRSEERGNRRNTAHYLGTRFWFGIIISLSSLFFDSWIRYAALYAGIIVEMIVPIAGRKHLVKSPTHTGHLLERFGLLTLILFGESVVSTLSVLQPQKGDWDSISFSILAFTLIVSIWWQYYDNVEKKVDKSVQTAGQTVIYGHLFILMSLSMIASSIQLLYLQEVHYSFIQYYLFGSVFIYFIATSLVFHKYKYEHQRLKINHLGLFTAILAAFLTVNLILFVPNIIILAQLTLFFVVYAKLTTT; from the coding sequence TTGGGAGAAAAGAAAGTTACATGGCTAGAACTCTTTTATGATTTGATATTTGTGGCCGCTTTTTCGAAATCAACGCATGTTTTACTTCATGTTGAAGAAGGGTATATTCATCTAGAGTATTTATTAAAATTTGTCTTGATTTTTATCCCGATCTGGTGGGCTTGGGTCGGACAGACGATGTTTATTAATCGCTTTGGAGAGGATTTTTGGCATCAGCGGATGTTTTTGATTTTACAAATGTTATTTGTTCTTATCATGACATCCAGCCTGTCGGTAGATTTTGATCAATACTATATTTCCTTTCTTACTGGTTATGTTGGACTTAGAGTAATGACAGCGGTCCAATATCTCGTTGTTCTGAGATCAGAAGAAAGAGGAAATCGAAGAAATACAGCACACTATTTGGGAACGCGCTTTTGGTTTGGAATTATTATCTCCTTATCTTCCCTCTTTTTTGATTCATGGATTCGATATGCTGCCTTGTACGCAGGTATTATTGTTGAAATGATCGTGCCCATTGCGGGACGCAAGCATTTGGTGAAATCGCCGACCCATACGGGGCACTTGTTAGAACGTTTTGGTTTATTGACTCTAATTCTTTTTGGCGAGTCTGTAGTCAGTACACTTTCAGTATTGCAGCCGCAAAAAGGGGACTGGGACTCGATCTCGTTTTCGATCCTTGCATTTACTCTGATTGTCTCCATCTGGTGGCAGTATTACGATAATGTGGAGAAGAAAGTGGACAAGTCGGTTCAAACTGCCGGCCAAACGGTTATTTACGGGCACCTGTTTATTTTAATGTCATTGAGCATGATTGCCTCGTCTATACAGCTATTGTACTTGCAGGAGGTCCATTATTCATTTATCCAGTACTACTTATTTGGTTCTGTGTTTATTTATTTCATTGCCACTTCCCTTGTCTTCCATAAATATAAGTACGAGCATCAACGATTAAAAATCAATCATCTCGGGCTGTTTACAGCGATTTTAGCCGCTTTTCTTACCGTCAATTTGATTCTGTTCGTTCCAAACATCATAATACTGGCACAATTAACTTTGTTTTTTGTCGTCTATGCTAAATTAACAACTACTTAG
- a CDS encoding nucleotidyltransferase-like protein, with protein MELSNLTLLNGDIFDANALGAIALDSQGKAPFQSALLHEFDRVVMLLRDDGGANRLVGNMIAGELRTQTLRVGLSMLKRSIITGDNNELITCLLEGDIIWDPQEVLEQLRAEVISFEPPLRERILFIEFARFLHMYVKSKRYLQAGCTMDSYNCILMALYHWARMEVGEAGHYPTPAVWEQVKSLNNSVYKLYEELTISGETMDQRIQLVQLACEFSLVSKMGDCCKWFLDLLKERKGPWSIEEILEFSELKYVEAELPFVLRKLASRSLIREIASWSDAGGGGYRVRYTF; from the coding sequence ATGGAATTATCCAATCTGACATTATTAAATGGAGATATTTTTGACGCGAACGCCCTTGGAGCGATTGCTTTGGATTCCCAAGGCAAGGCTCCTTTTCAGAGCGCCCTTCTTCATGAGTTCGATAGGGTTGTAATGCTTCTGCGCGACGATGGGGGAGCGAATCGGCTTGTTGGCAACATGATTGCAGGCGAGTTGCGTACCCAGACTCTCAGAGTTGGGCTTTCGATGTTGAAGCGCTCCATTATAACAGGAGACAATAACGAGCTTATCACCTGTCTGCTGGAAGGCGATATTATTTGGGACCCTCAGGAAGTTCTGGAGCAGCTTCGAGCAGAAGTGATTTCCTTTGAGCCGCCGCTAAGAGAGAGAATACTGTTTATAGAATTTGCCCGGTTTCTGCATATGTATGTGAAGTCGAAACGTTATTTGCAGGCAGGTTGTACAATGGATTCCTATAATTGTATTCTAATGGCTCTGTATCATTGGGCACGAATGGAGGTCGGCGAGGCTGGCCACTATCCGACACCGGCGGTATGGGAACAAGTGAAGAGTCTGAACAACTCAGTCTATAAGCTTTACGAGGAGCTGACAATCAGTGGTGAAACGATGGACCAGAGAATTCAGCTTGTTCAGCTTGCTTGTGAGTTCTCCCTTGTGTCCAAAATGGGCGACTGCTGCAAATGGTTCCTTGACCTCCTGAAGGAGCGGAAGGGACCGTGGAGTATAGAGGAGATTCTCGAATTTTCCGAATTAAAATATGTTGAAGCGGAACTGCCGTTTGTTCTTCGCAAGCTGGCATCCCGATCACTAATTCGGGAGATTGCGTCGTGGAGCGACGCAGGCGGCGGCGGGTATCGGGTGCGATATACTTTTTAG
- a CDS encoding YgzB family protein, with protein sequence MTFKSAKINAFRTWGLLLTMFGMGLMILGTAGIVFWGQTGKIFAAFGLVIGLVSMMASLAIYFWAGMLSTSAVQIECPECGKLTKMLGKTDRCMFCHTILTLDPQQATITSEQLKSEQLKQ encoded by the coding sequence ATGACCTTTAAATCCGCCAAGATTAACGCTTTTCGCACATGGGGCCTGCTGCTGACGATGTTCGGCATGGGGCTCATGATACTGGGAACAGCCGGCATTGTATTTTGGGGTCAGACGGGCAAAATTTTCGCGGCATTCGGGCTTGTGATTGGCTTGGTGTCCATGATGGCTAGTCTTGCAATTTATTTTTGGGCAGGCATGCTGTCTACAAGCGCCGTTCAGATTGAATGCCCGGAATGCGGCAAGCTGACCAAAATGCTCGGAAAAACGGATCGCTGCATGTTCTGTCATACGATTCTTACCTTGGACCCGCAGCAGGCGACCATAACCTCCGAACAGTTAAAAAGCGAACAACTCAAGCAATAA
- a CDS encoding glycosyl hydrolase family 18 protein, which produces MNRRQKHGHRRAVRRSGVLRRLAGLLIIAAAVYALIFYVLPNPLHVDPEWKGTDKPIFVKGQYTGFSASGTGENLLLPLPLLEKAIDPSIRYESGTKSVILSTDSKLLYMQADKKAASLNNKPIQLRLAPEERDGVTYLPAEPLKSLYGLDVQENADTGAVLLMAAGETVPLGEVKEDKAVLRTEATIHAPVLAKMTPGTKVRIWSRHGEWLYAQMNNGFAGYVKAAGIAETGIKTVKKTTSEPTRAERSWDGKAVSLTWEAVYDRNPNPGSIGKLNGVNVVSPTWFKIVDSEGNVRSQADQAYVKWAHGQGMEVWGLLSNDFDPDLTTQALSTYDKRMRTIVQMLEYCDLYNLDGINIDFENVYTKDGGNVTQFMRELKPMAQAKNLILSIDVTPKSNSEMWSLFLDRRSLGALADFMIVMAYDEHWASSPVAGSVASLSWSRNSVERILEEDAVPAKKLVLGVPLYTRIWTEKKAGGKTEVSSKAVSMDAVAEIIRSKTLVPVLSEDSGQNYVEYKEDGVLRKIWIEDKVSLQSRVKLAKTLNLGGIAVWNRSFAGDGAWETLSGIHE; this is translated from the coding sequence TTGAACAGAAGACAGAAGCATGGACACAGACGCGCCGTTAGGCGAAGCGGTGTTCTTCGCAGACTTGCAGGATTGTTAATTATTGCGGCGGCGGTATACGCATTAATCTTTTATGTGCTGCCCAATCCTCTTCACGTCGATCCGGAGTGGAAGGGAACGGACAAGCCTATTTTCGTCAAAGGCCAGTATACCGGATTTTCCGCTTCCGGAACTGGGGAGAACTTACTGCTGCCACTTCCGCTGTTGGAGAAGGCGATAGATCCCTCTATCCGGTACGAATCCGGGACGAAGTCGGTCATTCTTTCTACGGACAGCAAGCTTCTATATATGCAGGCAGACAAGAAGGCGGCGAGCCTTAACAATAAGCCGATTCAGCTTCGGCTGGCTCCCGAAGAACGGGACGGAGTCACCTATTTGCCGGCCGAACCGCTTAAAAGCTTATATGGCCTTGATGTGCAGGAGAACGCGGATACAGGAGCGGTTCTGTTAATGGCCGCCGGTGAGACGGTCCCACTCGGAGAAGTGAAGGAAGATAAGGCCGTGCTGCGCACCGAGGCGACGATTCACGCGCCCGTCCTAGCCAAAATGACGCCCGGGACGAAGGTAAGAATCTGGAGCCGGCATGGGGAGTGGCTGTACGCTCAAATGAATAACGGTTTTGCCGGTTATGTGAAGGCGGCGGGTATTGCGGAGACCGGAATCAAGACGGTGAAGAAGACAACATCCGAACCAACCCGGGCGGAGCGCAGTTGGGACGGCAAAGCCGTGAGCTTGACCTGGGAAGCTGTGTACGACCGGAATCCGAATCCTGGTTCCATCGGCAAGCTGAACGGTGTTAATGTTGTGAGTCCTACATGGTTCAAAATTGTGGATAGTGAAGGAAACGTACGCAGCCAGGCAGATCAAGCTTATGTGAAGTGGGCACACGGTCAAGGGATGGAAGTATGGGGACTTCTAAGTAATGACTTCGATCCCGATTTGACCACACAAGCGTTGTCCACCTATGACAAACGGATGCGAACGATCGTACAAATGCTGGAATACTGCGATCTTTATAATCTGGACGGCATTAATATCGATTTTGAAAATGTATATACCAAAGATGGCGGGAATGTTACGCAATTTATGCGCGAGCTGAAGCCGATGGCCCAAGCGAAAAATCTCATTTTATCTATCGACGTCACTCCCAAATCGAATAGCGAAATGTGGTCGCTCTTTCTCGACCGGCGCTCGCTGGGAGCATTGGCCGACTTTATGATTGTAATGGCGTATGATGAGCATTGGGCTTCCAGTCCTGTGGCCGGTTCGGTGGCGTCGCTTTCCTGGTCGCGGAACTCGGTGGAGCGCATTCTTGAAGAAGACGCGGTGCCGGCGAAGAAGCTTGTTTTGGGCGTACCGCTGTATACCCGTATTTGGACAGAAAAAAAGGCCGGAGGGAAGACGGAAGTAAGCTCCAAAGCGGTCAGCATGGACGCCGTTGCCGAAATTATCCGCTCCAAGACGCTGGTACCCGTCCTTTCCGAAGATTCTGGACAAAACTATGTGGAATACAAGGAAGACGGAGTTCTCCGCAAAATATGGATTGAGGACAAGGTATCGCTGCAGTCGAGAGTGAAGCTGGCCAAGACTTTGAACCTGGGAGGTATCGCGGTCTGGAACCGCAGCTTTGCAGGAGATGGGGCATGGGAAACACTGAGCGGAATTCATGAATAA
- a CDS encoding Fur family transcriptional regulator has protein sequence MGSGVQHALEQLKTTGVRITPQRHAILTYLMESMNHPTADEIYRALEPKFPSMSVATVYNNLKMFMEAGMVRELTYGDNSSRFDANVTDHYHIICQDCGKIEDFSYPPLHEVERQAELTTGFIVNGLRMELYGICSCCAGKRH, from the coding sequence ATGGGAAGCGGCGTACAGCACGCATTGGAACAATTGAAGACAACCGGTGTCCGTATTACGCCTCAGCGTCATGCGATTTTAACTTATTTGATGGAATCGATGAATCATCCTACCGCAGACGAGATTTATCGTGCGCTGGAGCCGAAGTTTCCGAGCATGAGCGTAGCAACTGTGTACAATAATTTGAAAATGTTCATGGAAGCCGGAATGGTTCGCGAACTGACCTATGGCGACAATTCCAGCCGCTTCGATGCCAATGTAACCGATCATTACCATATCATATGCCAGGACTGCGGCAAAATCGAGGATTTTAGTTATCCGCCGCTGCATGAGGTCGAACGACAGGCGGAGTTAACTACCGGCTTCATCGTGAACGGTTTGCGTATGGAACTTTACGGTATTTGCAGCTGCTGTGCGGGCAAGCGGCACTGA
- a CDS encoding DUF4097 family beta strand repeat-containing protein — MKNEPRITLPARKQESYSVMERGDKQLVPVEESGGTEVIPPRKKQRPVKRKFIAGLLAAMVPGTGHLYLGLLRKGISFPFVIVLDIAALLYFSSIGMQINVPLLILLALFIPAVYFYNVYDALQSADRMIRLRKMPDAAGTATDSAQERRRRFISEPGISFGLLLLLGGIMLFFFRQRPVWLHYFIEHQAGAATGILLIAGGVFLAAREIGIKMFRRRHEDRIGRYTASFLLIGVGVLLFRDWQWGADNLLLLLTWWPALPVLLGLEYLSNFFISRRPGKAATGPRFRLDFRGLLPAILLGASVFFVSEQEHYLHLWNKVSLNLTAAAVDYGEAKGSKFQKPVLTVPVELQSAKLAVDAINGDIVVHRSPIDQIEVTSTVWVDQLEGARAEAISDQSFIEVTEGPTIKLTTKGKAYGESGKRQPRIDLDIALPDNRRFNLDIRTMNGGITLQNTEAIQDISLETGNGPIILHKVFGSIKGKTHNGEVKVRNIEGDVDLSTNGGDMRAWDVTGALKLSTAVGNISADRSGTDIDVSTKNGNVVVNEARSSLTAQSLNGIIDIRSPYVQGDWNIYSAVGDINLHLPAEGSYSLKGSSSYGDIISDIPGLVVDKKTISGKVGMGEYKVEVEGNSNLNVIEN; from the coding sequence ATGAAAAATGAACCCCGTATTACGTTGCCTGCGAGAAAGCAGGAAAGTTATTCCGTAATGGAACGCGGTGACAAGCAGCTTGTCCCTGTAGAAGAGAGCGGCGGCACAGAAGTTATTCCTCCCCGCAAAAAGCAGCGTCCCGTCAAGCGCAAGTTCATAGCCGGTCTGCTGGCAGCTATGGTTCCCGGGACCGGTCATTTGTATTTGGGCCTTCTTAGGAAAGGGATTTCCTTTCCCTTTGTAATTGTGCTGGATATAGCGGCGCTGCTGTACTTTTCCTCCATCGGCATGCAGATCAATGTGCCTCTTCTTATTTTGCTGGCCCTGTTTATTCCGGCCGTCTATTTCTATAATGTATATGATGCCCTGCAATCGGCGGACCGGATGATTCGTCTCCGTAAAATGCCAGATGCTGCGGGAACCGCCACGGATTCCGCTCAGGAGCGGCGTCGGCGTTTCATCAGCGAACCGGGAATTTCATTTGGTCTGCTCCTGCTGCTCGGAGGAATAATGCTGTTCTTTTTTCGGCAAAGACCGGTCTGGCTTCACTATTTTATCGAGCATCAGGCAGGCGCGGCAACGGGAATTCTCTTGATTGCGGGAGGAGTGTTCCTTGCGGCAAGGGAGATTGGTATAAAAATGTTCCGCCGGCGGCATGAAGACCGGATCGGACGCTATACCGCTTCCTTCCTGCTGATTGGAGTCGGCGTTTTGCTGTTCCGGGACTGGCAATGGGGTGCCGACAATCTATTGCTGCTGCTGACATGGTGGCCGGCTCTTCCCGTATTGTTGGGTTTGGAGTACCTGTCTAATTTCTTTATCTCCCGGCGTCCCGGCAAAGCCGCAACCGGTCCAAGATTTCGTCTGGATTTTCGGGGGCTTCTGCCTGCTATCCTGCTTGGTGCAAGCGTGTTTTTCGTATCGGAGCAGGAGCATTACCTGCATCTGTGGAATAAGGTCAGCCTGAATTTGACAGCTGCAGCCGTTGACTACGGTGAGGCGAAAGGCAGCAAATTTCAGAAGCCTGTGCTGACGGTTCCGGTGGAATTGCAATCCGCCAAGCTTGCCGTTGACGCGATCAATGGGGATATCGTGGTGCACCGAAGTCCGATTGATCAAATAGAGGTTACGTCTACGGTGTGGGTTGACCAGCTGGAAGGGGCGAGAGCGGAAGCCATTTCGGATCAATCGTTCATTGAAGTTACCGAAGGGCCCACCATAAAGCTGACGACCAAGGGTAAAGCTTATGGTGAATCGGGCAAGCGTCAGCCGCGCATCGATTTGGATATTGCCCTTCCGGACAACCGCCGTTTTAATCTGGATATCAGAACAATGAATGGCGGTATTACGCTGCAAAATACAGAGGCGATCCAGGACATTTCACTTGAAACCGGCAACGGACCGATCATTTTGCATAAGGTATTCGGCAGTATCAAAGGGAAGACCCATAATGGAGAAGTAAAAGTCAGAAATATTGAGGGCGATGTGGACCTTTCCACAAACGGGGGCGATATGCGGGCTTGGGACGTTACGGGGGCTTTGAAGCTTTCAACGGCGGTCGGTAATATCAGTGCTGATCGGAGCGGAACCGATATCGACGTCTCCACCAAGAATGGCAATGTGGTAGTGAACGAGGCCAGATCGTCACTTACCGCTCAATCTCTAAATGGAATCATCGACATCCGTTCTCCTTATGTACAGGGTGACTGGAATATTTACAGCGCCGTTGGCGATATCAACCTCCACCTGCCTGCGGAAGGGAGCTATTCCTTGAAGGGTTCCAGCAGCTATGGCGACATCATTTCCGACATACCCGGGCTCGTCGTTGACAAAAAAACGATCTCCGGCAAAGTGGGTATGGGCGAATATAAGGTGGAGGTTGAAGGGAACAGCAATTTAAATGTGATCGAAAATTGA
- a CDS encoding GNAT family N-acetyltransferase — translation MSQIVKLDLQDEGTLSDLWSLQHKAYRLEAELIGFNSIPPLLETRDTLRNCGEDFYGCLSEDGELSGAVATEAERPETLTITRMMVSPDHFRRGIAGRLLEHVFALYPDKERFIVSTGKKNAPAVSLYRKHGFVPITSSEVAPGVELIEFNRSGKR, via the coding sequence ATGAGCCAAATAGTAAAGCTGGACCTGCAGGATGAGGGGACGCTTAGTGACCTATGGAGCCTTCAGCATAAAGCCTACCGCCTGGAAGCGGAGTTGATCGGGTTTAATTCCATTCCTCCGCTGCTTGAGACTCGGGATACACTCAGAAATTGCGGTGAGGATTTTTACGGCTGCCTGAGTGAAGACGGGGAGCTGTCGGGTGCCGTAGCCACGGAAGCAGAGCGTCCGGAGACTTTAACGATTACACGTATGATGGTTAGTCCGGATCATTTCCGTAGAGGAATTGCCGGCCGGCTGCTGGAGCATGTATTTGCGCTTTATCCGGATAAGGAGCGTTTTATCGTGTCCACGGGCAAAAAGAATGCGCCGGCGGTCTCTTTATACCGCAAGCATGGCTTTGTCCCGATAACTTCTTCGGAAGTAGCCCCCGGCGTCGAACTGATCGAATTTAACAGGAGCGGCAAACGTTGA
- the gatB gene encoding Asp-tRNA(Asn)/Glu-tRNA(Gln) amidotransferase subunit GatB, whose amino-acid sequence MPSSKYETVIGLEVHVELHTKSKIFCGCSTEFGAPPNTHTCPVCLGHPGVLPVLNRQAVDYAMKAAMALNCTIGDVSKFDRKNYFYPDLPKAYQISQFDQPIGLNGWIDIEVNGETKRIGITRLHLEEDACKLTHVDGGFGTLIDLNRGGTPLIEIVSEPELRSPEEARAYLEKMRAIIQYCDVSDVKMEEGSMRCDANISLRPVGQKEFGTRAELKNMNSFRGVQRGLEYEEFRQADILDGGGEVVQETRRWDDAQGKTFSMRGKEEAHDYRYFPDPDLIVLHIDDAWKEAIRSSIPELPDARRVRYSEEYGLLAYDAGVLTASKPVADFFESSLNFTSDAKAVANWIMGDLLAYLNGNNLELSQVKITPQGLGEMIGLIAKGTISSKIAKTVFKEMLESGKLPAQIVEEKGLVQISDEGAIKGIVEAVVAANPQSVEDYKAGKQKAIGFLVGQVMKESKGKANPGLVNKLLTEVLNG is encoded by the coding sequence ATGCCATCATCCAAGTATGAAACAGTCATTGGACTGGAGGTTCACGTCGAGCTTCACACGAAGTCCAAAATTTTCTGCGGCTGCTCCACAGAATTCGGCGCGCCGCCCAATACACATACCTGTCCCGTCTGCCTGGGACATCCGGGCGTACTGCCCGTATTGAACCGCCAGGCGGTGGATTATGCAATGAAAGCCGCTATGGCGCTAAACTGCACGATCGGCGACGTCAGCAAGTTTGACCGGAAGAACTATTTCTATCCCGACTTGCCAAAGGCTTACCAGATTTCGCAGTTTGATCAGCCGATCGGCCTGAACGGATGGATCGATATCGAAGTGAACGGCGAAACGAAGCGAATCGGCATTACCCGGCTTCATCTGGAAGAGGACGCCTGCAAGCTTACGCATGTGGACGGCGGATTCGGCACGCTTATCGACTTAAACCGGGGAGGAACTCCGCTGATTGAAATCGTCTCCGAGCCGGAACTGCGCTCCCCTGAAGAAGCCCGCGCTTATCTGGAGAAGATGCGGGCGATTATACAGTACTGCGACGTATCCGACGTCAAGATGGAAGAAGGCTCCATGCGCTGCGACGCGAACATCAGCCTGCGGCCCGTAGGCCAGAAGGAATTCGGCACCCGCGCCGAGCTGAAGAACATGAACTCCTTCCGCGGTGTGCAGCGCGGTCTGGAGTATGAGGAGTTCCGCCAGGCGGATATTCTCGATGGAGGCGGCGAAGTCGTGCAGGAAACCCGCCGCTGGGATGACGCCCAGGGCAAGACTTTTTCCATGCGTGGTAAGGAAGAAGCCCATGACTACCGGTATTTTCCCGATCCGGACCTGATTGTGCTGCATATTGATGACGCTTGGAAGGAAGCCATCCGTTCTTCCATTCCTGAGCTTCCGGATGCGCGGCGGGTCCGCTACAGTGAAGAGTACGGTCTGCTCGCATACGACGCAGGGGTACTCACCGCATCTAAGCCGGTCGCCGACTTCTTTGAAAGCAGCTTGAATTTCACCAGCGATGCCAAAGCTGTCGCCAACTGGATTATGGGCGATCTGCTCGCCTACTTGAACGGAAACAACTTGGAACTGTCCCAGGTTAAGATCACGCCGCAAGGACTCGGCGAAATGATCGGGCTTATCGCCAAGGGAACCATCAGCAGCAAGATTGCCAAGACCGTATTCAAAGAAATGCTCGAATCCGGCAAGCTTCCGGCACAGATTGTGGAAGAGAAGGGGCTTGTACAGATCAGCGACGAAGGCGCGATCAAGGGAATCGTGGAAGCAGTCGTGGCAGCCAACCCGCAATCCGTGGAAGACTACAAGGCAGGCAAGCAGAAAGCGATTGGCTTCCTTGTGGGACAAGTCATGAAGGAAAGCAAAGGCAAGGCGAATCCGGGGCTTGTTAACAAGCTTTTGACTGAAGTATTGAACGGTTGA
- the gatA gene encoding Asp-tRNA(Asn)/Glu-tRNA(Gln) amidotransferase subunit GatA — protein sequence MSLFQYRLSELHNMLHAGQTSVSELTEESLSAIARLDDKVNAFLTLNEDGARADARTLDDKLASGVSRGLLFGLPAGIKDNIVTKGLRTTCASRFLDNYQPIYDATVAAKLRQADAVTIGKLNMDEFAMGGSNENSAYGAVRNPWDLERVPGGSSGGSAAAVAAGEVFFALGSDTGGSIRQPASYCGVVGLKPTYGLVSRYGLVAFASSLDQIGPLTRTVEDSAYVLQAIAGYDAQDSTSAKVDIPDYLSALTGDIKGLRIAVPKEYLGEGVDASVRETVLSALKVLEDLGAVWEEVSLPHTEYAVATYYLLASSEASSNLARFDGVRYGVRVDEGGGLLDLYLNSRSRGFGPEVKRRIMLGTYALSSGYYDAYYLKAQKVRTLIKQDFDEVFKKYDVVIGPTAPTTAFKLGSQTEDPLTMYLNDILTIPVNLAGIPAVSIPCGFAEGLPVGLQIIGKEFDESTVLRVAHAYEQHTDYHKQRPQL from the coding sequence TTGAGCCTGTTTCAATATCGGTTATCCGAATTACATAACATGCTGCATGCGGGACAAACCTCGGTCAGCGAGCTGACCGAGGAATCGCTGTCCGCTATTGCGCGGCTGGACGATAAGGTGAACGCCTTTCTTACGCTGAATGAAGATGGCGCCCGCGCCGATGCCCGTACCCTGGACGACAAGCTAGCTTCGGGAGTGTCCCGGGGGCTGCTGTTTGGGCTGCCTGCCGGCATTAAGGACAATATTGTGACCAAAGGGCTGCGCACGACCTGCGCGAGCCGTTTCCTTGATAATTACCAGCCGATTTATGACGCGACCGTTGCCGCCAAGCTGCGCCAGGCGGACGCCGTGACGATCGGCAAGCTGAATATGGACGAGTTCGCCATGGGCGGCTCGAATGAGAACTCCGCCTACGGGGCGGTCCGCAATCCCTGGGATTTGGAGCGCGTACCGGGCGGCTCCAGCGGCGGCTCCGCTGCGGCAGTGGCTGCGGGCGAAGTGTTCTTTGCCCTTGGCTCCGATACCGGCGGCTCGATCCGCCAGCCCGCATCGTACTGCGGCGTTGTCGGTCTGAAGCCGACCTATGGCCTTGTTTCCCGCTACGGCCTCGTGGCGTTTGCCTCCTCGCTTGACCAGATCGGGCCGCTGACGCGGACCGTTGAGGATTCCGCCTATGTACTGCAAGCGATTGCCGGTTATGACGCCCAGGACTCCACGTCCGCCAAGGTCGATATTCCCGACTATTTGAGCGCCCTTACCGGCGACATCAAAGGCCTGCGTATTGCCGTACCGAAGGAATACTTGGGCGAAGGCGTTGACGCCTCCGTCCGCGAGACGGTGCTGTCAGCGCTTAAAGTTCTGGAAGACCTCGGCGCAGTCTGGGAAGAGGTTTCCCTGCCGCATACCGAATACGCGGTAGCGACTTATTATCTGCTTGCTTCCTCGGAGGCTTCCTCCAATCTGGCCCGCTTTGACGGGGTGCGCTACGGCGTGCGTGTCGACGAGGGCGGCGGTCTGCTCGATCTGTATCTTAATTCGCGCAGCCGGGGCTTCGGCCCGGAAGTCAAGCGCCGGATTATGCTTGGAACGTATGCGCTAAGCTCGGGCTATTACGATGCCTATTATTTGAAGGCACAGAAGGTGCGCACACTGATCAAGCAGGATTTTGATGAAGTATTTAAGAAGTATGACGTGGTAATTGGACCGACCGCCCCGACGACGGCATTCAAGCTCGGCTCTCAGACCGAGGACCCGCTTACCATGTATTTGAACGACATTTTGACCATTCCGGTTAATCTGGCGGGCATCCCTGCCGTCAGCATTCCTTGCGGTTTTGCCGAAGGGCTGCCTGTCGGGCTGCAGATTATCGGCAAAGAATTCGATGAGAGCACGGTGCTGCGCGTCGCGCACGCCTATGAACAGCATACCGATTACCATAAGCAGCGTCCGCAGCTGTAA